Proteins encoded by one window of Bauldia sp.:
- the nuoE gene encoding NADH-quinone oxidoreductase subunit NuoE, whose protein sequence is MSVRRLAEHQPASFAFSEENLAWAKREVQKYPEGRQASAVISLLWRAQEQEGWVSEPAIRAVAEFLDMARIRVLEIATFYTMFLLEPVGAKAHIQVCGTTPCWLRGAGDIKKVCHDRIHPEQFHISADGAFSWEEVECVGACVNAPLVQVKADTYEDLTVESFNKLLDDFAAGRKPKPGPQVDRKFSAPVGGPKTLGSDIYRPGPQPWTPPQPALTDADAKKPTEGASQRESPAPTAPLKANPEDKKPDPVSKV, encoded by the coding sequence ATGTCTGTCCGCCGCCTAGCCGAACATCAACCCGCGAGCTTCGCCTTCAGCGAAGAGAATCTCGCGTGGGCGAAGCGTGAGGTGCAGAAGTATCCGGAGGGGCGCCAGGCCTCGGCGGTGATCTCGCTTCTTTGGCGGGCGCAGGAACAGGAAGGCTGGGTCAGCGAACCCGCGATCCGCGCCGTCGCCGAGTTCCTCGACATGGCGCGCATCCGCGTGCTCGAGATCGCGACGTTCTACACGATGTTCCTGCTCGAGCCGGTCGGCGCCAAGGCGCACATTCAGGTGTGTGGCACGACGCCGTGCTGGCTGCGCGGTGCCGGGGACATCAAGAAGGTCTGCCACGACCGCATTCATCCGGAGCAGTTCCACATCTCGGCCGACGGTGCCTTCTCGTGGGAGGAGGTCGAGTGCGTTGGGGCGTGCGTGAACGCACCGCTAGTGCAGGTGAAGGCCGATACCTACGAGGACCTGACCGTCGAAAGCTTCAACAAGCTGCTCGACGATTTCGCCGCCGGCCGGAAGCCGAAGCCCGGCCCGCAGGTCGATCGCAAATTTTCGGCGCCGGTGGGCGGCCCCAAGACTTTGGGCAGCGACATCTATCGGCCCGGCCCGCAGCCGTGGACGCCGCCGCAGCCGGCGCTGACCGATGCGGACGCCAAGAAGCCGACGGAAGGCGCCAGCCAGCGCGAGTCGCCCGCGCCGACGGCGCCGCTGAAAGCCAATCCGGAAGACAAGAAGCCCGACCCGGTGTCGAAGGTCTGA
- a CDS encoding NADH-quinone oxidoreductase subunit D, with product MSETDVRTFTLNFGPQHPAAHGVLRLVLELDGEVIERVDPHIGLLHRGTEKLIEHKTYLQAVPYFDRLDYVAPMNQEHAFALAVEKLLGITVPRRGQLIRVLYSEIGRLLNHMLGVPAMALDVGALTPPLWGFEEREKMMIFYERASGSRMHAAYFRPGGVHQDLPQQLVDDIEAFCDPFLKVVDDVDRLLTNNRIFKQRNVDIGVITLEDAWKWGFSGVMVRGSGAAWDLRKSQPYECYAELDFDIPVGKNGDCYDRYLIRMEEMRQSIRIMKQVIKLMNRPDGKGPVASTDGKVVPPKRGEMKRSMEAIIHHFKLYTEGYHVPAGEVYAAVEAPKGEFGVYLVADGSNKPYRCKIRAPGFAHLSGMDHMTRGHMLADVTAILGSLDIVFGEVDR from the coding sequence ATGTCTGAGACCGACGTCCGCACCTTCACGCTGAACTTCGGCCCGCAGCACCCTGCTGCGCACGGCGTGCTTCGGCTGGTTCTCGAACTGGATGGCGAGGTCATTGAGCGCGTCGATCCGCACATCGGGCTGCTCCATCGCGGCACGGAAAAACTGATCGAGCACAAGACCTACCTGCAGGCGGTGCCGTACTTTGACCGGCTCGACTACGTCGCGCCGATGAATCAGGAGCATGCGTTCGCGCTGGCCGTCGAGAAGCTGCTGGGCATCACGGTGCCGCGCCGCGGGCAGCTCATCCGCGTGCTCTATTCCGAGATCGGGCGGCTGCTCAACCATATGCTGGGCGTGCCGGCGATGGCGCTCGACGTCGGCGCGCTGACGCCGCCGCTCTGGGGCTTCGAGGAACGCGAGAAGATGATGATCTTCTACGAGCGTGCCTCGGGCTCGCGTATGCATGCGGCGTATTTCCGGCCGGGCGGGGTGCACCAGGATTTGCCGCAGCAGCTCGTCGATGACATCGAGGCGTTCTGCGATCCGTTCCTCAAGGTCGTCGACGACGTCGACCGGCTGCTCACCAACAACCGCATCTTCAAGCAGCGCAACGTCGATATCGGCGTGATCACGCTGGAAGACGCGTGGAAGTGGGGCTTCTCCGGCGTCATGGTGCGCGGCTCGGGCGCGGCGTGGGACCTGCGCAAGTCGCAGCCCTACGAATGCTACGCCGAGCTCGACTTCGATATTCCGGTTGGCAAGAACGGCGACTGCTACGACCGCTATCTCATCCGCATGGAAGAGATGCGCCAGTCGATCCGGATCATGAAGCAGGTCATCAAGCTGATGAACCGGCCGGACGGCAAGGGGCCGGTCGCCTCCACCGACGGCAAGGTGGTGCCGCCGAAGCGGGGCGAGATGAAGCGCTCGATGGAAGCGATCATCCATCACTTCAAGCTCTACACCGAGGGCTACCACGTGCCGGCCGGCGAGGTTTACGCCGCGGTCGAAGCGCCCAAGGGCGAGTTCGGCGTGTACCTCGTCGCCGACGGCTCCAACAAGCCCTACCGCTGCAAGATCCGCGCGCCGGGCTTCGCCCATCTTTCCGGGATGGACCACATGACGCGCGGGCATATGCTTGCCGACGTCACCGCCATTCTGGGTTCGCTCGATATCGTCTTCGGGGAGGTTGATCGATGA
- a CDS encoding four helix bundle protein, with protein sequence MSNTFQSYRDLVVWQTAMALAEDCYRLTANFPREEMFGLTSQIRRAAASIAANIAEGHGRETTGSFVQSLRIAQGSTKELETHLLLAQRVGFATSDAVEPVLGRCTEVGKMLRALIRSLQDKSE encoded by the coding sequence TTGAGCAATACCTTCCAGTCCTATCGCGACCTAGTCGTGTGGCAGACGGCCATGGCGCTGGCGGAAGATTGCTATCGGCTAACCGCCAATTTCCCTCGGGAAGAGATGTTCGGTCTCACCTCGCAAATCAGGCGCGCCGCAGCTTCGATCGCGGCCAATATCGCGGAGGGGCACGGTCGCGAGACTACTGGATCGTTCGTCCAGTCGCTTCGGATTGCGCAGGGCTCGACGAAAGAACTGGAGACGCATTTGCTGCTTGCGCAGCGGGTTGGATTTGCAACATCAGACGCAGTCGAGCCCGTGCTCGGACGATGCACCGAGGTAGGCAAGATGCTTCGTGCGCTGATCCGATCTCTTCAGGACAAGAGCGAATAG
- a CDS encoding NADH-quinone oxidoreductase subunit C produces the protein MKTLGELIAADRGGAVLGWSVAFHELTVTVAGDEIVPFVKYLNDDPRLGFINLIDVCGVDYPSREKRFDVVYHLLSPRQNVRIRVKVMTDEDTPVPSITSVYPGADWFEREAYDLYGITFTGHPDLRRLLTDYGFEGHPMRKDFPLTGFVEVRYDDEQKRVVYEPVRLAQEFRDFDFLSPWEGTEYVLPGDEKAKN, from the coding sequence CTGAAAACCCTCGGCGAACTGATCGCGGCTGACCGCGGCGGCGCCGTTTTGGGCTGGAGCGTCGCCTTCCACGAGCTGACGGTGACGGTTGCCGGCGATGAGATCGTGCCGTTCGTCAAATATCTCAACGACGATCCGCGCCTCGGCTTCATCAATCTCATCGACGTTTGCGGCGTCGACTATCCGTCGCGCGAGAAGCGGTTCGACGTCGTCTATCACCTTCTCAGCCCGCGCCAGAACGTGCGTATCCGCGTCAAGGTGATGACCGACGAGGATACGCCGGTGCCGTCGATCACCAGCGTCTATCCCGGCGCCGACTGGTTCGAGCGCGAGGCGTACGACCTTTACGGCATCACCTTCACCGGCCATCCCGACCTCCGCCGCCTGCTCACCGACTACGGCTTCGAGGGGCATCCGATGCGCAAGGACTTCCCGCTGACCGGCTTTGTCGAGGTGCGCTACGACGACGAGCAGAAGCGCGTCGTCTACGAGCCCGTGCGGCTGGCGCAGGAATTCCGCGATTTCGATTTCCTCTCGCCGTGGGAGGGCACGGAATACGTGCTGCCCGGGGATGAGAAGGCGAAGAACTGA
- a CDS encoding NADH-quinone oxidoreductase subunit B family protein — MGLAPATKPLVTPAGKPTARNDDPFFLEVNNELADKGFLVTATDDLITWARTGSLMWMTFGLACCAVEGLMQVSGPRYDLERFGVAPRASPRQADVMIVAGTLTNKMAPALRKVYDQMPEPRYVISMGSCANGGGYYHYSYAVVRGCDRVVPVDVYVPGCPPTAEALLYGVLLLQKKIRRTGTIER; from the coding sequence ATGGGATTAGCGCCCGCCACCAAGCCGCTCGTCACGCCCGCCGGCAAGCCGACGGCGCGGAACGACGATCCGTTCTTCCTCGAGGTCAACAACGAGCTCGCCGACAAGGGCTTCCTCGTCACCGCGACCGACGACCTGATCACGTGGGCGCGCACCGGCTCGCTGATGTGGATGACCTTCGGGCTCGCGTGCTGCGCGGTCGAGGGGCTGATGCAGGTTTCCGGGCCGCGCTATGACCTCGAGCGCTTCGGCGTGGCGCCGCGCGCCTCGCCCCGCCAGGCCGACGTGATGATCGTCGCCGGCACCTTGACCAACAAGATGGCCCCGGCGCTCCGCAAGGTCTACGACCAGATGCCGGAGCCGCGCTACGTCATCTCGATGGGCTCATGCGCCAACGGCGGCGGCTACTACCACTACTCCTACGCGGTGGTGCGCGGCTGCGACCGCGTCGTGCCGGTCGATGTCTACGTGCCCGGCTGTCCGCCGACGGCCGAGGCGCTGCTCTATGGCGTGCTGCTTCTGCAGAAGAAGATCCGGCGCACCGGAACGATCGAACGCTGA
- a CDS encoding NADH-quinone oxidoreductase subunit A — protein MEALLSAYLPVVIFMGVAALIGLALLVAPFIVAYKNPTPAKLSAYECGFDAFDDARMQFDIRFYLVAILFIIFDLEVAFLFPWAVAFGGIGMFGFWSMIVFLGVLTVGFIYEWRKGALEWD, from the coding sequence ATGGAAGCCCTGCTCAGCGCCTACCTGCCAGTGGTCATCTTCATGGGTGTGGCGGCGCTGATCGGTCTGGCGCTGCTCGTGGCGCCGTTCATCGTCGCCTACAAGAACCCGACGCCCGCGAAACTCTCCGCTTACGAATGCGGCTTCGATGCCTTCGACGACGCTCGCATGCAGTTCGACATCCGCTTCTACCTCGTCGCCATCCTGTTCATCATCTTCGACCTCGAGGTCGCGTTCCTGTTCCCGTGGGCGGTGGCCTTCGGCGGCATCGGCATGTTCGGCTTCTGGTCGATGATCGTGTTCCTCGGCGTCCTCACCGTCGGCTTCATCTACGAGTGGCGGAAGGGAGCGCTGGAATGGGATTAG
- a CDS encoding outer membrane protein — MKFAIAATAITVLSVSGAHAADLSYGTPNAQLYSPVSAVNWTGPHIGINIGAGSGNVSGSYSGTLFGGSVDGQPVVPFGTSGVIGGVQLGYDIQSGPWVFGIEGDIDASGITGSGRQFSGSTNVDASSRLNWLGTFRGRLGYAFDQWLLYVTGGLAVANNTVTVVATGTSPGNASSTQTHTGWTLGVGGEYSLSQHWSIGAEYRYLDLGTKTYTDPVNLPGGSAAVHLTDNVFLAKINYHW; from the coding sequence ATGAAATTTGCGATCGCAGCGACGGCGATTACCGTCCTTTCAGTGTCAGGCGCGCACGCGGCCGATCTCAGTTACGGCACGCCGAACGCGCAGTTGTATTCGCCGGTTTCGGCGGTGAATTGGACGGGCCCGCATATCGGCATCAATATCGGTGCCGGTAGCGGCAACGTCAGTGGCAGCTACAGCGGCACGCTGTTCGGTGGCAGCGTCGATGGCCAACCGGTCGTCCCCTTTGGAACCAGCGGTGTCATAGGCGGCGTGCAACTCGGCTACGACATACAGAGCGGCCCATGGGTGTTCGGCATCGAAGGCGATATCGACGCTTCCGGCATCACAGGCAGCGGCCGCCAGTTCTCGGGCAGCACCAACGTCGATGCCAGTTCCAGACTTAACTGGCTTGGCACGTTCCGCGGGCGTCTTGGCTACGCCTTCGACCAATGGCTGCTTTACGTGACCGGCGGTCTTGCCGTCGCCAACAACACCGTGACGGTCGTGGCGACCGGCACCAGCCCCGGCAACGCGTCGAGCACCCAAACCCATACCGGCTGGACGCTCGGGGTCGGAGGCGAATATTCGCTGAGCCAGCACTGGTCGATCGGCGCTGAGTATCGCTACCTCGACCTTGGCACGAAGACCTACACGGATCCGGTCAACCTCCCCGGCGGTAGCGCGGCCGTGCACCTGACCGACAACGTCTTCCTGGCGAAGATCAACTACCACTGGTAA